TGGTACAAAGCCACGATTCGGGTTCtatggaactctgtagagaaaaataaagcaaaaggTTATTTTAGTTAGCACTTAAAGAAAGTTTTTGCAATAATCATTTTGGCGATACAGTTTAAGTTCTTCATCTAGAAAATCTAGTTGATCCTTGGCTGGACAACTTCTACTTACAAGGGCCCAAAGATGTTTTTGAATGAGGCTTTCAATTTGTTCCTCTTGCCAGCGTAACGACGAAGCTGTTAAATACTTCTCCGACGAAGTTTCTAGGCATAGTAGGCACATATCCATCATGATGGATAAGTATTGCAAAAATGCAGAATAAAACCAATTTCAAGaataaaacaccaaaaaaaaaaataaataaatgcttcTTCTTCCTTTGTTGACATTCACAAACAACTGTCTAAATGCAGTGTTTCCGAAAATGTTTGGAACCTAGGAAATTTAAAGTTGGTAGCCCAAGGCGGATTAAAATagatggtctcacgcgaacagctgttatattctttctcgcatattctccgcTCATGCACGAACACATATACACatacgcacacaaatttgtttgcgtgtttGGCAAGATGGCGAATTGCACCATATtaattgtggttgttgtacaaatgagaccacctttaattatttCGCATTTCATTAAcccagctgatggaattttcaaatttcagagttgtatccaaatcccaCGTTATTATTgtagttgtaaccacatttgtatgtggagctGGCGACCCTCGTCATGCTccatgtgagcaagctcgttccggtccataggacagATCGCCACGGGAACGATATGGCCAtgtgttatttaaaggcgccaataactcgcctagtCGTATCGAGTATTATATAGTATTATACGCACTCAGTATTTGAGCAAGAGTCGTTGCaggccggcctctcactgagactctccactcaataccgctgatagtccgcgactgcagttgcaactACTCTGTatatgctcaatgataacgaACCTCCTTTTAATTTTACCATAAATAATTAGGGAAAGTCCAACTGAATGAAATTAGCAAGTctatttgctttaaaatctattatctaaaaaaagtaaccggttatttttattttgttttcattgagatttttgtagtgattcaaaaaagtaaccctgaaaaaattgtgttttcaaCTATGGAAGACGAGTATACCAGCCATCAAAACAAATTTAtcgtacaaaaaaaatttcaaatgtgatTTGTCGGTAGCCAACTCCACAACTAGTCGGTATTTTTGGAGGCACCAAATTATTTACGGACAATAATAGAAGAGTTTTCAGTTGTAAATGTAATAGAATCTTAAAAAAAGTATCAttagaatatatataatatacacATTTTATTCAAAGAAGTCttaataaaccaaaaaaagaagTTGATAACGACTTACTTGGCATCCCTAAAGTTAGCCGGTTTCAAGGTAGCCATTGCAATTATTCAGTATTGATTAACGGATATTCGATAATCTTGGTAGTTGTAGCGTCATAGCGtcgattttttcattttctggaTCCATTGTGCAAAAGAAGTGGAGTTTAGATGATagtgaaaattaaaaagaaattttaaataattaattgttCTTAAAATCGTTAATGTACTATTGGAATAAATACATATTATATGTATAGACAATGTTTCTGTATAATTTTAAACGTATAACATagaatttgttatttatttgaaaaaacaaaaaacccttaTACACACCGTCGCAGTCGTCGTCGTTCTGAAAAAATCGatctggtggtggtggtgctcgAACGAAAAATCAACCGAACTGCTGCTGCAAGATGGTTAAGTGTATTTTGTGTCTGGAGTACCCGACAATACCGGGCCCCAAATTCTTGGATGTATTTTCCGAGGAGGGCACACGCCTGGGCATAAGTGCGATTATTAACAAACACTTTTGGATAAAGGTAAGTGTGCGGTTGATTTTTGCGAATATTTTTCCGATTGGCAGCCttgattgcaattattttgtctgTATACAGACTTATCGAAATGGCGACGAAGTACAGCGAGTTTGTATGACATGCTGGGAAGTTGTGCGAGACTTTCATATATTGTATGAAAGGGTGGAAGAGGTTCACAAACACTTGGGGATAAGCACCATAGATATATCAGATGACCCGTTACCTCATCAGGATGTGGTTAtgctcaaatcggaagataccCCTGTGCCTATGATACTGCAAGACCCTATTATGGGTCATTCGGGGTTGGGCGATAATTTATTTGACCCCGAGGTGAAGGTGGAGGTCAATGATTTGGATTTATTGCCACAAATTGAAATTATTGAGACCGAGACGGATTTAGTGGAGGGTTCGCCCCTCGATAACAGCGGAGAAAAAAAGCCACGACGTGGACGCCCCTCGACCAGAGAGCAAAGTCCCAAGACAACAGCCGCCAAACGTATTAAGAAAGAATCTTCACCCGCATTGCAAGACAGCGACGACGATGGCAACAATGTGGATGTTTTTGCCGACAGTGAACCAATTGCTGATGATGGAGATACGGATGGTGCGGACAATTCGCTTGTGCCCACATCTTTGGAAGtgccagaagaagaagaagccaaAGAAAAAGAAGTTCGTCCCAAACGAGGTAGACCACGCAAATCCGATGCAGAGAAGGCTAAGGCCGCCTCCACCCCGGCTGTGAAAAAGACACCCGCTACGCGCAAATATAAAACAAAGAAGTCACTGGCGGCTACCATTAAAAATGAAGGCGACGACAGCGAAGAACCCTCTTGTTCAACATCGGCTGCTGCGGGAGTTTCTGGCATTAAAACGGAAAAGCCTGTGGACGAGCAATCTGAGGCGGAAAAAGCAAAGGCTAAAGAGGCTGGTACTGAAAATCCAAGTGCTGCTGACCCATCTGAGTCATTTGATATACCTTCCTTTGccaatgacgatgatgatgacgacgaccaAGAGTTTCTTGACAATGACTTTGCTGGTGGCAAAGATTCTGATGACTCTTCCAATTCCGATTCAGATGAGGCTAATGAGTCAGAGACCTCGGACTGGGAAGCGGATAAGTCCAAAAACGAGAAGTTTGCCATCATACTAAAGAAGGAACGCAACACTCCCAAGAAATACAAAAAGCGTGAAAAGACCGCCTCCGAACCGAAGCGCATGTCCAAAGAAGACATAGCGGCGCGCCAAGCCCAACAGGCCGAGTATGACAACATCATTACCAAATTCTTTGAGAAATTACGATGTCCGAAATGTGAACTCCTAGTGCATACGTTCAGTGATATGCGCGCCCATTTCCGCCTCGATCACAATGATGACCATGGTTTTGTTGAATGTTGTGGCCGACGTTTTGCCACACGAAAATTCCTGGCCGAACACATAATGGTCCACTATAACCCAGAACATTTCAAGTGTAAAACTTGTGATAAAATATGCCGAGATTCAACGCAACTGGAGTCGCACGAACAAACACATTTGCCCAATCCTCCCGAGGCGAAATACAAGAAAACCTTCCAATGTGAAAAATGTTCGAAAACCTTCTCATCAAAGGCTTCATTTGAGCATCATATGGTGGCAAAACATGTTCCTCGTgaagaatttaaatttgaatgtcCTGAATGCAAGAAAAAGTGAGTACATGCACACATTTCTTTTCACTTATCTAAGTCATATCAATACTATGTAGTAACGAAAGTT
The genomic region above belongs to Stomoxys calcitrans chromosome 5, idStoCalc2.1, whole genome shotgun sequence and contains:
- the LOC106084029 gene encoding zinc finger protein 320 isoform X23 gives rise to the protein MVKCILCLEYPTIPGPKFLDVFSEEGTRLGISAIINKHFWIKTYRNGDEVQRVCMTCWEVVRDFHILYERVEEVHKHLGISTIDISDDPLPHQDVVMLKSEDTPVPMILQDPIMGHSGLGDNLFDPEVKVEVNDLDLLPQIEIIETETDLVEGSPLDNSGEKKPRRGRPSTREQSPKTTAAKRIKKESSPALQDSDDDGNNVDVFADSEPIADDGDTDGADNSLVPTSLEVPEEEEAKEKEVRPKRGRPRKSDAEKAKAASTPAVKKTPATRKYKTKKSLAATIKNEGDDSEEPSCSTSAAAGVSGIKTEKPVDEQSEAEKAKAKEAGTENPSAADPSESFDIPSFANDDDDDDDQEFLDNDFAGGKDSDDSSNSDSDEANESETSDWEADKSKNEKFAIILKKERNTPKKYKKREKTASEPKRMSKEDIAARQAQQAEYDNIITKFFEKLRCPKCELLVHTFSDMRAHFRLDHNDDHGFVECCGRRFATRKFLAEHIMVHYNPEHFKCKTCDKICRDSTQLESHEQTHLPNPPEAKYKKTFQCEKCSKTFSSKASFEHHMVAKHVPREEFKFECPECKKKYACEKYLTRHLQYHYPSKEFVCEICGKVTPTLDTLKKHKKKVHAPKVPAQCNYCGKWYTTRSLMLTHVLNMHTTAANEHRCEICGFVSSTKEAKRRHKQFKHNPEKKHKCTMCDKAFKTPTLLKEHTATHTGIDLYTCAYCEASFKSKSNRSTHYRRHHPVEYNANMFRRPRPTAIPNYDIP
- the LOC106084029 gene encoding zinc finger protein 37 isoform X29, which produces MVKCILCLEYPTIPGPKFLDVFSEEGTRLGISAIINKHFWIKTYRNGDEVQRVCMTCWEVVRDFHILYERVEEVHKHLGISTIDISDDPLPHQDVVMLKSEDTPVPMILQDPIMGHSGLGDNLFDPEVKVEVNDLDLLPQIEIIETETDLVEGSPLDNSGEKKPRRGRPSTREQSPKTTAAKRIKKESSPALQDSDDDGNNVDVFADSEPIADDGDTDGADNSLVPTSLEVPEEEEAKEKEVRPKRGRPRKSDAEKAKAASTPAVKKTPATRKYKTKKSLAATIKNEGDDSEEPSCSTSAAAGVSGIKTEKPVDEQSEAEKAKAKEAGTENPSAADPSESFDIPSFANDDDDDDDQEFLDNDFAGGKDSDDSSNSDSDEANESETSDWEADKSKNEKFAIILKKERNTPKKYKKREKTASEPKRMSKEDIAARQAQQAEYDNIITKFFEKLRCPKCELLVHTFSDMRAHFRLDHNDDHGFVECCGRRFATRKFLAEHIMVHYNPEHFKCKTCDKICRDSTQLESHEQTHLPNPPEAKYKKTFQCEKCSKTFSSKASFEHHMVAKHVPREEFKFECPECKKKYPTKKNLKHHKRNMHTPEKYYVCDKCGKQFSNSTRLNYHGRHDHPESGPQQCSFCLKWYSSTSALTEHIRNVHSNTCSEYRCRTCGFLSTTARALRQHERYNHEMERKYKCTMCDKSFRRPQDLKEHLATHTGKSLYACAYCDAQFKSNSNLHHHRRRFHKAQICKI
- the LOC106084029 gene encoding zinc finger protein 320 isoform X25, whose translation is MVKCILCLEYPTIPGPKFLDVFSEEGTRLGISAIINKHFWIKTYRNGDEVQRVCMTCWEVVRDFHILYERVEEVHKHLGISTIDISDDPLPHQDVVMLKSEDTPVPMILQDPIMGHSGLGDNLFDPEVKVEVNDLDLLPQIEIIETETDLVEGSPLDNSGEKKPRRGRPSTREQSPKTTAAKRIKKESSPALQDSDDDGNNVDVFADSEPIADDGDTDGADNSLVPTSLEVPEEEEAKEKEVRPKRGRPRKSDAEKAKAASTPAVKKTPATRKYKTKKSLAATIKNEGDDSEEPSCSTSAAAGVSGIKTEKPVDEQSEAEKAKAKEAGTENPSAADPSESFDIPSFANDDDDDDDQEFLDNDFAGGKDSDDSSNSDSDEANESETSDWEADKSKNEKFAIILKKERNTPKKYKKREKTASEPKRMSKEDIAARQAQQAEYDNIITKFFEKLRCPKCELLVHTFSDMRAHFRLDHNDDHGFVECCGRRFATRKFLAEHIMVHYNPEHFKCKTCDKICRDSTQLESHEQTHLPNPPEAKYKKTFQCEKCSKTFSSKASFEHHMVAKHVPREEFKFECPECKKKFPCEMYLTRHLERHFPTKEVICETCGKVIHSIDALKHHMRRVHTKVSEQCNYCGQWYSSRATMRRHLLNMHVHADEEHRCEICGFVSSSKMAKKRHIEFKHNPEKKHKCTMCDKAFKTPTLLKEHVATHTGVDLYNCAYCEASFKSKSNRSTHYKRHHPAEYMANMRRRPCPSSINNYV
- the LOC106084029 gene encoding zinc finger protein 37 isoform X13; translated protein: MVKCILCLEYPTIPGPKFLDVFSEEGTRLGISAIINKHFWIKTYRNGDEVQRVCMTCWEVVRDFHILYERVEEVHKHLGISTIDISDDPLPHQDVVMLKSEDTPVPMILQDPIMGHSGLGDNLFDPEVKVEVNDLDLLPQIEIIETETDLVEGSPLDNSGEKKPRRGRPSTREQSPKTTAAKRIKKESSPALQDSDDDGNNVDVFADSEPIADDGDTDGADNSLVPTSLEVPEEEEAKEKEVRPKRGRPRKSDAEKAKAASTPAVKKTPATRKYKTKKSLAATIKNEGDDSEEPSCSTSAAAGVSGIKTEKPVDEQSEAEKAKAKEAGTENPSAADPSESFDIPSFANDDDDDDDQEFLDNDFAGGKDSDDSSNSDSDEANESETSDWEADKSKNEKFAIILKKERNTPKKYKKREKTASEPKRMSKEDIAARQAQQAEYDNIITKFFEKLRCPKCELLVHTFSDMRAHFRLDHNDDHGFVECCGRRFATRKFLAEHIMVHYNPEHFKCKTCDKICRDSTQLESHEQTHLPNPPEAKYKKTFQCEKCSKTFSSKASFEHHMVAKHVPREEFKFECPECKKKFSCRMSLTNHIKIHKPPKEIICDICGTVTPSINSLQKHKQKVHEPKVPEQCNYCGKWYSSRWSLQRHVLNMHVHADKEHRCEICGFVSSTREAKKKHIEFKHNPVKKHKCSMCEKAFKTPTLLKEHMATHTGIDLYKCDYCEATFKSKSNRITHYRRHHPVEYNLNMKRRSLPSAIPSFGIDIGKANVANE
- the LOC106084029 gene encoding zinc finger protein 320 isoform X30, whose amino-acid sequence is MVKCILCLEYPTIPGPKFLDVFSEEGTRLGISAIINKHFWIKTYRNGDEVQRVCMTCWEVVRDFHILYERVEEVHKHLGISTIDISDDPLPHQDVVMLKSEDTPVPMILQDPIMGHSGLGDNLFDPEVKVEVNDLDLLPQIEIIETETDLVEGSPLDNSGEKKPRRGRPSTREQSPKTTAAKRIKKESSPALQDSDDDGNNVDVFADSEPIADDGDTDGADNSLVPTSLEVPEEEEAKEKEVRPKRGRPRKSDAEKAKAASTPAVKKTPATRKYKTKKSLAATIKNEGDDSEEPSCSTSAAAGVSGIKTEKPVDEQSEAEKAKAKEAGTENPSAADPSESFDIPSFANDDDDDDDQEFLDNDFAGGKDSDDSSNSDSDEANESETSDWEADKSKNEKFAIILKKERNTPKKYKKREKTASEPKRMSKEDIAARQAQQAEYDNIITKFFEKLRCPKCELLVHTFSDMRAHFRLDHNDDHGFVECCGRRFATRKFLAEHIMVHYNPEHFKCKTCDKICRDSTQLESHEQTHLPNPPEAKYKKTFQCEKCSKTFSSKASFEHHMVAKHVPREEFKFECPECKKKYPNKFRLRRHLDWHNPSKDVICDICGKVLRTRNALQKHKVAVHMPKPKKVPEQCSYCGKWYATHSSMQHHVLNMHINVDQEHRCEICGFVSTTREAKKKHIRFKHTAEKRHKCMMCDKAFKVPTLLREHMATHTGLDLYKCAHCGATFKSKSNRSNH